In a single window of the Arthrobacter sp. StoSoilA2 genome:
- a CDS encoding UDP-N-acetylglucosamine 1-carboxyvinyltransferase, producing MTQPTAENVGLLLRDARSEKGWTQGQLASELGTSQSAIARMEQGKQNLSLRMIERLEAIFGRSIVKVGKPQMTHLRVEGGHTLSGEVDVNSSKNAGVALLCASLINRGTTTLRRLARIEEVNRIVEVLTSIGVECTWLNGSDLRIRRPEVLDLESMDVEAARRTRSVIMLLGPLLDETAEYLLPYAGGCDLGTRTVEPHMQALRQFGLTVGAKSGFYSVVAPPADGHDRSFVLSERGDTVTENAIMAAAHREGTTVIRNASPNYMVQDLCFYLQGLGVTIEGVGTTTLKITGRSAIDVEIEYFPSEDPIEAMSLITAGIVTNSEVTIRRVPIEFMEIELATLEQMGQKLEISGEYTARNGRTRLVDVTTKPSELHAPQDKIHPMPFPGLNIDNLPFFAVIAGNAEGQTMIHDWVYENRAIYLTELNKLGAQVQLLDPHRIYVNGPTKWRAAEIGCPPALRPAACLLLAMLAARGTSELRNIYVIERGYEDLAERLNTIGAKVEYFQD from the coding sequence ATGACGCAACCTACCGCCGAGAATGTAGGCCTCCTGCTCCGCGACGCGCGAAGCGAAAAGGGCTGGACGCAGGGGCAGTTGGCTTCCGAGCTGGGAACCAGCCAGAGCGCTATCGCCCGGATGGAGCAGGGCAAACAGAATCTCAGCCTCAGAATGATCGAGCGGCTGGAGGCCATCTTCGGCCGTTCCATCGTCAAAGTAGGCAAGCCGCAGATGACTCACCTCCGGGTGGAGGGCGGCCACACGCTGTCCGGCGAAGTGGATGTCAACAGCAGCAAGAATGCCGGCGTGGCTCTGCTTTGTGCAAGCCTGATCAACCGCGGCACCACCACGCTGCGTCGCTTGGCCCGCATTGAGGAAGTCAACCGGATCGTTGAGGTGCTGACGTCCATCGGCGTCGAATGCACCTGGCTCAACGGCAGCGACCTCCGTATCCGCAGGCCCGAAGTGCTTGACCTTGAGTCGATGGATGTGGAAGCAGCCCGGCGCACACGCAGCGTCATTATGCTGCTCGGCCCCCTCCTGGACGAGACCGCCGAGTACCTGCTTCCCTATGCCGGTGGATGCGACCTCGGCACGCGCACCGTTGAACCGCACATGCAGGCATTGCGCCAGTTCGGGCTGACGGTGGGGGCAAAGTCCGGCTTCTACTCCGTGGTGGCACCCCCTGCCGATGGGCACGACCGTTCCTTCGTCCTCTCCGAACGTGGCGACACCGTCACCGAGAACGCGATCATGGCTGCCGCGCACCGCGAGGGCACCACCGTGATCCGCAACGCGAGCCCTAATTACATGGTCCAGGATCTTTGCTTCTACCTGCAGGGCTTGGGCGTGACCATCGAGGGCGTCGGCACCACGACTTTGAAGATCACGGGCCGGTCAGCCATAGACGTGGAGATCGAATACTTCCCGTCCGAGGATCCCATCGAAGCCATGAGCCTCATCACCGCGGGCATCGTCACGAACTCCGAGGTCACCATCCGCCGGGTTCCCATCGAATTCATGGAAATCGAGCTCGCCACCCTGGAACAAATGGGCCAGAAGCTGGAAATCTCGGGTGAATACACGGCCCGCAACGGCCGGACGCGTTTGGTGGATGTCACCACCAAGCCTTCTGAACTCCACGCGCCACAGGACAAGATCCACCCCATGCCGTTCCCGGGGCTCAACATCGACAACCTGCCCTTCTTCGCAGTGATTGCAGGCAATGCCGAGGGCCAGACGATGATCCACGACTGGGTCTACGAGAACCGCGCCATCTACCTGACGGAGCTCAACAAGCTGGGCGCCCAAGTGCAGCTCCTGGACCCGCACCGGATCTACGTCAACGGACCCACCAAGTGGCGCGCCGCGGAAATTGGCTGCCCGCCGGCCCTGCGTCCGGCAGCGTGCCTGCTCCTGGCCATGTTGGCTGCCCGTGGAACGTCCGAGCTTCGCAACATTTACGTGATTGAACGCGGCTACGAGGACCTGGCCGAGCGACTGAACACCATTGGCGCCAAGGTGGAGTACTTCCAGGACTAG
- a CDS encoding penicillin acylase family protein produces MTPPTQNPAPPNGSGVYRDHWGIPHLWAGSADELAFLQGMNAATDRSWQIELERWRSEGRMAEVLGPDAVVWDRFARQSRLNETARHCFNGLDPATQRWVGQYVAGVNHALANNLRGGPEFDGSGSAPEPWNPWTPLGVFLVHHILFSTFPNKLFRAHVARTLGHDAISLFSIEAPVWSGSNAWAVHGSMTASGLPLIAGDPHRLMELPGVYQQVRLACPEFDAVGFAFPGVPGLPHFGHTGKTAWAVTNAMADYQDLFEEQLRRVPAPEAGGERVEAHGPRGWEPAVVSSETIHIRHGDSVGTETVEIIETARGPVISETPDGAALSLRFPAQVEGRLGFEALLPLLRSGSVGDVEAAFDSWVEPVNSVVTADAAGAVRHFVAGLVPQRNPANRRLPAPALSARHAWDGDYIVLPRTEVQRLAVSANDRAAGGGEAVAMEFAPAHRALRIRELLEEVHGELTVDHMQSIHMDSLLGPWPMFREVLGNLDPADMSREAKALRTLLLEWDGTMAAGSHTAAVFASWRGALVQRIARHPALAALAEPTGYSPLFGPWLSVASRIGFALETLLVRASQLGIDMAVEAAAALEDAALEDSLLDGAVWGDRHKLLAVHVLPGDLAASAPTAELSGDTGCVLCTESLPGVDDRSFRGPVARYVWDLSDRSNSRWIVPFGAAGRPEHPHFTDQMPLWASGKMIPVVTDWSELSHDHP; encoded by the coding sequence ATGACGCCCCCGACGCAAAACCCCGCCCCGCCAAACGGCTCCGGGGTTTACCGCGATCACTGGGGAATCCCCCATCTGTGGGCCGGGTCCGCGGATGAACTCGCCTTCCTGCAGGGCATGAACGCAGCAACGGATCGATCATGGCAGATTGAGCTGGAGCGCTGGCGCTCGGAGGGCCGCATGGCTGAAGTTTTAGGGCCCGATGCGGTGGTGTGGGATCGTTTTGCCCGCCAGTCCCGGCTGAACGAGACTGCCCGCCATTGTTTCAACGGGCTGGATCCCGCAACCCAACGATGGGTTGGCCAGTATGTTGCAGGCGTCAACCACGCGCTGGCCAACAATCTGCGCGGCGGGCCCGAATTTGACGGTTCCGGCAGCGCACCCGAACCGTGGAACCCTTGGACGCCGCTAGGGGTGTTCCTGGTGCATCACATTCTGTTCTCCACCTTCCCCAACAAACTTTTCCGCGCCCACGTGGCCAGGACGCTGGGCCACGATGCCATCAGCTTGTTCAGCATCGAAGCCCCGGTCTGGTCCGGCAGCAACGCGTGGGCGGTCCACGGCTCAATGACCGCGAGCGGACTCCCCCTGATCGCCGGCGACCCACACCGCCTCATGGAACTCCCCGGTGTGTACCAGCAGGTTCGGCTTGCGTGCCCGGAGTTCGACGCAGTCGGCTTCGCGTTTCCCGGCGTCCCCGGGCTGCCGCATTTTGGCCACACCGGAAAGACCGCCTGGGCCGTCACCAACGCCATGGCCGACTACCAGGACCTCTTCGAAGAGCAGTTGCGCCGCGTCCCCGCCCCGGAGGCGGGTGGCGAGCGCGTCGAGGCGCACGGCCCGCGAGGCTGGGAACCCGCCGTCGTAAGTAGCGAAACCATCCACATCCGTCATGGCGACTCTGTAGGCACAGAGACAGTGGAGATCATCGAGACCGCCCGCGGTCCAGTGATCTCGGAAACGCCCGACGGCGCCGCGTTGAGTTTGCGTTTCCCGGCGCAGGTTGAGGGGCGGCTCGGTTTCGAAGCCCTCCTGCCGCTGCTGAGAAGCGGGAGTGTGGGCGACGTCGAAGCAGCCTTCGATTCGTGGGTGGAACCGGTCAACAGCGTCGTGACTGCTGATGCTGCCGGAGCGGTACGGCATTTCGTGGCTGGATTGGTTCCCCAACGAAATCCGGCCAACCGTCGGTTGCCTGCTCCGGCGTTGTCGGCACGGCATGCCTGGGACGGCGATTACATTGTCCTGCCGCGCACAGAGGTCCAACGGCTTGCAGTCAGCGCCAATGATCGTGCTGCAGGCGGCGGCGAGGCCGTAGCGATGGAGTTCGCCCCCGCCCATAGGGCTCTGCGGATCCGGGAGCTTCTGGAGGAAGTGCATGGTGAACTGACCGTGGACCACATGCAATCCATCCATATGGATTCCTTGCTCGGTCCATGGCCCATGTTCCGGGAGGTGCTGGGCAACCTCGACCCGGCAGATATGTCCAGGGAGGCCAAGGCACTGCGAACGCTGCTGCTCGAGTGGGACGGGACAATGGCGGCCGGCAGCCACACTGCGGCCGTTTTCGCGTCATGGCGGGGCGCCTTGGTTCAGCGCATAGCCCGTCATCCCGCGCTGGCGGCTCTGGCTGAACCTACCGGGTACTCCCCTCTGTTCGGACCCTGGCTGTCGGTGGCTTCACGCATCGGTTTCGCCCTTGAAACGCTGTTGGTTAGAGCCTCGCAGCTTGGTATCGATATGGCTGTGGAGGCCGCGGCCGCACTCGAGGATGCAGCCTTGGAAGACTCCTTGCTGGACGGTGCCGTATGGGGCGATCGGCATAAGCTCCTGGCGGTCCACGTTCTCCCAGGCGACCTCGCCGCTTCCGCACCAACCGCAGAGCTAAGCGGAGATACCGGATGCGTACTCTGCACCGAAAGCCTCCCTGGTGTGGACGACCGCAGTTTCCGCGGACCCGTGGCCCGCTATGTCTGGGACCTGTCCGATCGCAGCAACAGCCGTTGGATTGTGCCATTCGGCGCTGCCGGACGGCCGGAGCACCCACATTTTACAGACCAGATGCCGCTCTGGGCCTCAGGAAAGATGATCCCTGTGGTCACGGACTGGAGCGAGCTCAGTCACGACCACCCCTAA
- a CDS encoding GNAT family N-acetyltransferase — protein sequence MTTSTRDFAVRTTIYTEELHGWGVLRIVPLVPAEDLDLIHGWVSQPRARFWGMLEHSREDVLEIYGFLDSLDTHHAFLVVVDGEPLALFQTYEPLHDPVGEAYPAREEDIGMHLLLAPARRPIPNFTPRLVTSLIRYMFSLPGKDRIIVEPDARNAKAVRRLETTCFELGPVIQLAEKEAQLGFLTRARFEKIQRKS from the coding sequence ATGACCACAAGCACCCGGGACTTCGCTGTCCGGACCACGATCTACACCGAAGAACTCCACGGATGGGGCGTACTGCGGATCGTCCCTTTGGTTCCCGCCGAAGACCTTGACCTCATTCATGGTTGGGTCAGCCAGCCTCGTGCCAGGTTCTGGGGCATGCTGGAGCATTCGCGCGAGGACGTCCTGGAGATTTACGGGTTCCTTGATTCCTTGGACACTCACCATGCCTTTTTGGTGGTGGTCGATGGCGAGCCGCTGGCGCTCTTCCAGACTTATGAACCGTTACACGATCCGGTAGGCGAGGCATACCCGGCGCGGGAGGAGGACATCGGAATGCATTTGCTGCTGGCGCCTGCAAGGCGTCCGATTCCCAACTTCACACCACGTCTCGTCACGTCCCTCATCCGATACATGTTTTCCCTGCCCGGCAAGGACCGGATCATTGTTGAGCCGGACGCCCGCAACGCAAAGGCAGTTCGCCGCCTCGAGACCACGTGTTTCGAGCTTGGCCCCGTCATCCAGCTGGCTGAAAAGGAAGCCCAGTTGGGGTTCCTCACCCGGGCAAGGTTCGAGAAGATCCAACGGAAGAGCTAA
- a CDS encoding energy-coupling factor transporter transmembrane component T, translating into MRDALNLRGNHALLTRANPLVKFVSVFLISLVLALSIDWVSASTALVAELALFPLAGLTLGLLWQRAWPLIIAAAIGGWSTAIVAADSGAVLLDVGLWSISEGSLQLGLGFMLRGLAIALPAILLMTCTDPTDLADALAQKARLPHRFVLGSLAAMRLVGLMAEEWQTIGMARRARGVGSQGSPLQRLKATLGQSFGLLVQAVRRASRLAITMEARGFGGGQRTWARESTYSLLDVWVLLGGLVIAAAAVLAAVGAGTWSFVWR; encoded by the coding sequence ATGAGGGACGCCCTGAACCTGCGCGGCAACCACGCCCTCCTTACGCGCGCCAACCCCTTGGTTAAGTTTGTGTCCGTGTTCCTCATTTCGCTGGTGCTGGCATTGTCGATCGACTGGGTGTCCGCTTCAACGGCCCTCGTCGCCGAGCTGGCCCTGTTCCCGTTGGCTGGCCTCACGCTGGGGCTTCTATGGCAGCGGGCCTGGCCGCTCATCATCGCTGCAGCGATAGGTGGCTGGAGCACCGCAATCGTGGCGGCTGACAGCGGGGCCGTACTGCTCGACGTCGGACTCTGGTCCATCAGCGAAGGTTCCCTCCAGCTGGGGCTGGGTTTCATGCTGCGCGGCTTGGCGATTGCGCTGCCAGCGATCCTGCTGATGACCTGCACCGACCCCACCGACCTGGCCGACGCGCTGGCACAAAAGGCAAGACTGCCACACCGCTTTGTCCTTGGCTCGCTGGCCGCGATGCGCCTGGTGGGATTGATGGCTGAGGAATGGCAGACCATCGGCATGGCCAGGCGGGCCCGCGGAGTGGGTTCGCAGGGCAGTCCGCTGCAACGGCTCAAGGCAACGCTTGGACAGAGCTTCGGGCTGCTGGTCCAGGCAGTGCGTCGGGCTTCCCGGCTGGCCATCACCATGGAGGCGCGTGGTTTCGGTGGCGGGCAGAGAACGTGGGCCCGGGAATCCACTTACTCCCTCCTGGATGTCTGGGTCCTCCTGGGCGGCCTCGTCATCGCTGCCGCTGCTGTACTGGCGGCCGTCGGCGCTGGAACGTGGAGTTTCGTCTGGCGTTAG
- a CDS encoding ABC transporter ATP-binding protein gives MPATQSSGQVRPAAITAQGWGWRHAGRSTPAIQDLDLRIEPGERVLLLGPSGAGKSTLLHALAGVLGDEEDDSDETGSLLIDGVAPREQRGRAGLMQQDPETQVVLSRVGDDVAFGAENLAVPREEIWARVHEALDDVGLRTAAGGGLALEHPTAALSGGQKQRLALAGILAMRPGLILLDEPTANLDPVGVLEVRDAVQRCLDKTGATLVVVEHRVSVWKDLVDRIVVLQPPSAGGGVLLDGPPDQVLTEARTMLMAAGVWVPGYVPTTRARRSTSQELGGHESTHQLLLVAQDLAVSRGKSRRRRFKTIPPVPVQSDISAQVRAGQALTITGPNGAGKSTFALTLAGLLAPVDGKVSAAVELSEGAGIDPFKWKADQLISRIGTVFQEPEHQFVTGKVLDELMFGPKHLGHGEERVDELLERLRLTHLVDANPYTLSGGEKRRLSVATVLAAHPKVLVLDEPTFGQDANTWAELASFLSELLDAGTAVVSVTHDEEFSAVLGGTELRLDPATPQVPDPHSEAARQEAGAA, from the coding sequence ATGCCTGCCACGCAAAGCAGCGGCCAGGTACGGCCTGCCGCCATCACCGCCCAAGGGTGGGGATGGCGGCATGCCGGACGTTCCACACCCGCCATCCAGGACCTCGATCTCCGGATCGAGCCCGGTGAGCGCGTGCTCTTGCTGGGTCCATCGGGCGCAGGGAAATCGACACTGCTCCACGCCCTCGCCGGTGTGCTGGGTGATGAGGAGGACGATTCCGACGAGACCGGCTCGCTGCTGATCGACGGCGTTGCTCCCCGCGAACAGCGCGGCCGCGCAGGTCTGATGCAGCAGGATCCGGAAACCCAGGTAGTGCTCTCCCGGGTGGGTGACGATGTCGCGTTTGGCGCCGAAAACCTGGCCGTTCCCCGGGAAGAAATTTGGGCGCGCGTCCATGAAGCGCTCGACGACGTCGGGTTGCGCACCGCTGCAGGCGGCGGCTTGGCACTGGAGCACCCGACGGCGGCCCTCTCCGGCGGGCAGAAGCAGCGCCTTGCGTTGGCTGGCATCCTGGCGATGCGGCCCGGGCTGATCCTCCTGGACGAACCTACGGCCAACCTGGATCCGGTGGGCGTGCTCGAGGTTCGGGACGCCGTACAGCGCTGCCTGGACAAGACCGGCGCCACTTTGGTTGTCGTTGAACACCGTGTGTCCGTGTGGAAGGACCTGGTGGACAGGATCGTGGTCCTCCAGCCACCCTCGGCCGGGGGCGGTGTGCTCCTGGACGGCCCCCCGGATCAGGTGCTCACAGAGGCCCGCACCATGTTGATGGCAGCGGGAGTGTGGGTGCCCGGGTACGTTCCGACGACCCGCGCCCGCAGGAGCACAAGTCAGGAGTTGGGCGGCCATGAATCCACGCACCAGCTCCTCCTCGTCGCACAGGACCTGGCTGTTTCCCGTGGGAAGTCCCGCCGCCGCCGTTTCAAGACCATCCCGCCCGTCCCCGTGCAATCGGATATCAGTGCACAAGTACGGGCTGGCCAGGCACTGACCATCACGGGTCCGAACGGTGCAGGCAAATCTACTTTTGCGCTCACATTGGCCGGCCTTCTGGCGCCGGTTGACGGCAAGGTGAGTGCCGCCGTCGAGCTTTCCGAGGGAGCTGGAATCGACCCGTTCAAGTGGAAGGCGGATCAGCTGATTTCCCGCATTGGCACCGTGTTCCAGGAACCGGAGCACCAGTTTGTGACGGGCAAGGTTCTGGACGAGCTGATGTTCGGACCAAAGCATCTGGGCCACGGCGAAGAACGCGTGGATGAATTGCTGGAGCGTTTGCGGCTCACGCATTTGGTGGACGCGAATCCTTACACGTTGTCCGGCGGCGAGAAGCGCAGGTTGTCCGTGGCCACGGTCCTTGCGGCCCACCCTAAGGTGCTGGTGCTGGACGAGCCCACGTTCGGCCAGGACGCCAACACCTGGGCCGAACTGGCATCCTTCCTCTCTGAACTGCTCGATGCTGGAACAGCCGTTGTGTCCGTGACGCACGACGAAGAATTCAGCGCGGTCCTGGGCGGCACCGAGCTCCGGCTGGATCCAGCTACGCCGCAAGTTCCGGACCCGCACAGCGAAGCAGCCCGCCAGGAAGCCGGTGCTGCATGA
- a CDS encoding ECF transporter S component, translating to MTTASVKKTSYNWRVVDIVVAALIAIAGGVIFWAWSQGAAIVSIPMNATYPPLTGLIAGGWMIPAVLGMLIIRKPGAALFCEAVAATGELIMGSQYGTTVLISGVLQGLGAELVFAAFRYKKFDLSAALLAGAGSGLFCGLNDSFLPWGWNIAYEAIDKLAYIAFTTLSGAIIAGALSWVATRGLAKTGVLSSFASRKAASEPVFN from the coding sequence ATGACCACGGCAAGCGTGAAGAAGACCAGTTATAACTGGCGTGTTGTAGACATCGTGGTGGCAGCTTTGATTGCCATCGCCGGCGGCGTGATCTTCTGGGCCTGGTCCCAGGGCGCCGCAATCGTATCCATCCCCATGAACGCCACGTATCCGCCGCTCACCGGTTTGATCGCCGGTGGCTGGATGATCCCGGCCGTCCTGGGCATGCTCATCATCCGCAAGCCGGGCGCAGCCCTGTTCTGCGAAGCCGTCGCCGCCACCGGCGAACTCATCATGGGTTCCCAGTACGGCACCACCGTCCTCATCTCCGGCGTCCTCCAGGGACTGGGTGCGGAACTCGTCTTCGCTGCGTTCCGGTACAAGAAGTTCGACCTCTCCGCTGCACTCCTCGCAGGTGCCGGCTCGGGCCTCTTCTGCGGTCTCAACGATTCCTTCCTGCCTTGGGGCTGGAACATCGCCTACGAAGCAATCGACAAGCTGGCTTACATCGCCTTCACCACGCTCTCCGGTGCGATCATCGCGGGCGCGCTGTCCTGGGTTGCCACCCGCGGGCTGGCCAAGACCGGTGTACTGAGCTCCTTCGCGTCGCGGAAGGCTGCTTCGGAGCCCGTCTTCAACTAA
- a CDS encoding NUDIX hydrolase, whose translation MTDLPITDMPVPQPRLAASVILLRDAPGGLEAFVQHRVATMDFAAGMVVFPGGRVDAADQDGWDYPVRLLEQHAADWHLSSIAVDPVQAPAKSGMVLTAALREVWEEAGLRLDASDLRPWANWVTPTDMPKRFDTYFYVAKPAPEAAPQHQTTEAWQSLWMPVDGILAAEAAGKLQLMPPTYYLLKEISGLGTVDAVWEADHDVVPVLAPRGSMAAFLKERENRR comes from the coding sequence ATGACGGACCTTCCCATTACGGACATGCCAGTTCCCCAACCCCGCCTTGCCGCGAGCGTCATCCTGCTCCGTGACGCACCGGGCGGGCTTGAGGCCTTCGTCCAGCACAGGGTTGCCACCATGGACTTCGCCGCCGGCATGGTGGTCTTTCCGGGCGGCCGGGTTGATGCCGCTGACCAGGATGGATGGGATTACCCTGTCCGGCTGCTGGAACAGCACGCTGCAGACTGGCATCTGAGTTCCATCGCCGTCGATCCTGTACAGGCCCCGGCAAAGTCAGGCATGGTGCTCACCGCTGCCCTGCGGGAAGTTTGGGAGGAGGCCGGACTTCGCCTTGACGCCTCAGACCTTCGCCCCTGGGCAAACTGGGTCACGCCCACGGACATGCCCAAGCGCTTCGACACGTACTTCTATGTAGCCAAGCCTGCTCCGGAAGCAGCACCCCAGCACCAAACCACTGAAGCGTGGCAATCACTCTGGATGCCGGTGGACGGGATCCTGGCGGCCGAGGCGGCCGGTAAATTGCAGCTGATGCCGCCCACGTATTACCTGCTCAAGGAAATTTCCGGTCTCGGAACCGTGGATGCCGTCTGGGAAGCCGATCACGATGTTGTTCCTGTCCTGGCACCACGCGGTTCCATGGCAGCTTTCCTCAAGGAACGCGAAAACCGCCGCTAG
- a CDS encoding DUF4235 domain-containing protein: protein MNLFFKLLGAGVSLAAGFVGTKLVNKGWEKATGNKPPTGHDDMETSLRSALSFALISAFVSTLIQVFASRGTQRAIARFAKTHDIV, encoded by the coding sequence ATGAACCTCTTTTTCAAGCTGCTGGGTGCCGGAGTAAGCCTTGCAGCCGGATTCGTCGGCACCAAGTTGGTCAACAAGGGCTGGGAAAAGGCCACCGGCAACAAGCCGCCCACGGGCCACGACGATATGGAAACGAGCCTCCGCTCAGCCTTGTCCTTCGCGCTGATTTCGGCCTTCGTCAGTACGCTCATCCAGGTTTTCGCGAGCCGTGGCACCCAGCGTGCCATCGCCCGCTTCGCAAAGACCCACGACATCGTCTAG
- the mnhG gene encoding monovalent cation/H(+) antiporter subunit G, with product MTPEPTGVDAVIDAVTAVFLVVGALMSLGAAIGLLRFPDLMSRMHAATKPQVLGLFLMLAAMGLQMRTWWVWPVLVVAWIFQLLTAPVSAHMVGRSAYRTKHGHRELLTKDELEAVVQRAAGDDST from the coding sequence ATGACTCCTGAACCTACTGGCGTGGATGCCGTAATCGACGCGGTGACGGCCGTGTTTCTTGTGGTGGGTGCCCTGATGTCGCTTGGCGCAGCAATTGGCCTCCTGCGGTTCCCCGACCTCATGAGCCGCATGCACGCGGCAACGAAGCCGCAAGTCCTGGGTCTTTTCCTGATGCTTGCAGCCATGGGTCTGCAAATGCGCACATGGTGGGTTTGGCCGGTTCTCGTGGTGGCCTGGATATTCCAACTGCTGACCGCACCGGTCTCCGCACACATGGTGGGCCGCTCCGCTTACCGAACCAAGCATGGGCACCGCGAACTGCTCACAAAGGATGAGCTTGAAGCGGTTGTCCAAAGGGCAGCCGGCGACGATTCTACCTAG
- a CDS encoding monovalent cation/H+ antiporter complex subunit F: protein MKELVLLVTAVILSLAAVGAIIRIAIGPSLLDRVLASDVLLAILGAALAIDMAMNRHLNNLVLLVALAVIGFVGSVTFARFVADRRDQSNDS from the coding sequence GTGAAAGAACTCGTTCTGTTGGTGACTGCTGTCATCCTGAGCCTGGCTGCGGTGGGAGCGATCATCCGTATCGCCATTGGCCCCTCCTTGCTGGACCGCGTTTTGGCATCGGATGTCCTGCTGGCCATTCTTGGAGCCGCGCTGGCGATCGATATGGCGATGAACCGGCACCTGAACAACTTGGTGTTGCTCGTGGCTCTCGCCGTGATCGGCTTTGTAGGCTCCGTAACGTTTGCCCGGTTTGTCGCGGATCGGAGGGATCAGAGCAATGACTCCTGA
- a CDS encoding Na+/H+ antiporter subunit E has product MSRKPISFRTELPLLVWLVIVWGALWRDFSPGNLLFGALIAVLVAKFFYLPPVELSGRFNVLRAISFALIFLGKVVAASFLVLYLAVVKGPKVRSAVVAVPLRSHSDLIVTATGHVISLIPGSLVVEVDRSTSTLYLHALNIYEEAGIARIRQEVQKIEATLIRIMGTREELDALQDEATPGMEGAAL; this is encoded by the coding sequence ATGAGCCGAAAACCAATCTCCTTCCGCACTGAACTCCCGCTGCTGGTATGGCTGGTCATCGTCTGGGGCGCCTTGTGGCGGGATTTCAGCCCGGGCAACCTGCTGTTCGGTGCGCTCATCGCCGTGCTCGTGGCCAAGTTCTTCTACCTTCCGCCGGTGGAGCTCAGTGGCAGGTTCAATGTTCTTCGCGCCATTTCGTTCGCCCTGATATTCCTGGGCAAAGTGGTGGCAGCGAGCTTCCTGGTCCTCTACCTGGCCGTAGTTAAGGGGCCAAAGGTGCGTAGCGCCGTCGTCGCTGTTCCGTTGCGCAGCCATTCGGACCTCATTGTGACGGCAACCGGGCATGTTATTTCGCTGATCCCGGGCTCGCTGGTGGTGGAAGTGGACCGCTCGACGTCCACCCTGTACCTGCATGCACTCAATATTTATGAGGAAGCCGGAATCGCCAGGATCCGTCAGGAAGTCCAGAAGATCGAGGCCACATTGATCCGGATCATGGGAACGCGTGAGGAACTCGACGCTCTCCAGGATGAAGCAACCCCGGGCATGGAAGGGGCAGCCCTGTGA